The following proteins come from a genomic window of Nostoc sp. ATCC 53789:
- the guaA gene encoding glutamine-hydrolyzing GMP synthase yields MNTVVTLPTEQAPQTLENVGRLDRQLIIILDFGSQYSELIARRIRETQVYSEVLSYRTTSEQLRQLNPKGIILSGGPSSVYGDNAPHCDPEIWNLGIPVLGVCYGMQLMVNQLGGEVAKADRGEYGKASLYIDDPTDLLTNVEDGTTMWMSHGDSVTQMPSGFELLAHTENTPCAAIADHERKLYGVQFHPEVVHSLGGIALIRNFVYHICDCEPTWTTAAFVEEAIREIRTRVGEKRVLLALSGGVDSSTLAFLLYKAIGEQLTCVFIDQGFMRKYEPERLVKLFQEQFHIPVEYVNARDRFLAKVAGVTDPEEKRRRIGHEFINVFEETSKRLGHFDYLAQGTLYPDVIESADTNVDPQTGERVAVKIKSHHNVGGLPKDLRFKLVEPLRKLFKDEVRKVGRSIGLPEEIVQRQPFPGPGLAIRILGEVTSERLNILRDADLIVRQEINQRGMYHDFWQAFAVLLPIRSVGVMGDQRTYAYPIVLRIVTSEDGMTADWARVPYDVLEVISTRIVNEVKGVNRVVYDITSKPPGTIEWE; encoded by the coding sequence ATGAATACAGTGGTGACTCTACCGACAGAACAAGCGCCCCAAACATTGGAAAATGTTGGGCGACTTGATCGCCAATTAATTATAATTCTGGACTTCGGCTCTCAATATTCTGAGTTGATTGCCCGTCGCATCCGCGAGACTCAAGTATACTCTGAAGTTTTATCCTATCGCACTACTTCTGAACAATTGCGCCAACTTAATCCCAAGGGAATCATTCTCTCTGGTGGGCCGAGTTCGGTTTATGGTGACAACGCTCCCCATTGTGACCCAGAAATCTGGAATTTGGGAATACCCGTCTTGGGTGTTTGCTATGGGATGCAGCTAATGGTAAACCAACTCGGTGGTGAAGTGGCAAAGGCTGACCGAGGTGAGTACGGCAAAGCATCATTATATATTGACGATCCCACAGATTTACTTACTAACGTCGAAGATGGCACTACTATGTGGATGAGTCACGGAGACTCAGTTACCCAAATGCCATCAGGGTTTGAATTGCTGGCACATACAGAAAATACCCCCTGTGCTGCGATCGCCGACCACGAAAGGAAACTTTACGGGGTTCAATTCCATCCAGAGGTGGTGCATTCTCTTGGTGGCATAGCATTAATTCGTAATTTTGTCTACCATATCTGCGATTGCGAACCCACTTGGACAACTGCGGCTTTTGTTGAAGAGGCAATTCGGGAAATTCGCACCAGAGTTGGCGAGAAGCGAGTGCTTTTGGCACTATCTGGGGGAGTTGATTCTTCTACCCTGGCGTTCTTGCTGTATAAAGCCATTGGTGAGCAACTAACTTGCGTGTTTATCGATCAAGGCTTTATGCGAAAGTATGAGCCAGAGCGATTGGTAAAGCTGTTCCAAGAGCAGTTTCACATTCCTGTGGAGTATGTGAATGCACGCGATCGCTTTTTAGCTAAGGTTGCTGGTGTTACAGATCCTGAAGAAAAACGCCGCCGCATCGGACACGAATTTATCAATGTATTTGAGGAAACCTCCAAGCGCCTTGGTCATTTTGACTATTTAGCTCAAGGGACTCTTTATCCAGATGTCATCGAATCTGCTGACACCAATGTTGATCCCCAAACTGGTGAACGGGTAGCGGTAAAAATTAAGAGTCATCACAATGTTGGCGGTTTGCCGAAAGACCTAAGATTTAAATTGGTGGAACCACTGCGGAAACTATTTAAAGATGAAGTCCGCAAAGTTGGGCGTTCCATTGGTTTACCAGAAGAAATTGTCCAACGACAACCTTTTCCTGGGCCTGGTTTGGCAATTCGCATTTTGGGGGAAGTTACATCAGAGCGGTTAAATATTTTGCGCGATGCTGATTTGATTGTGCGGCAAGAAATTAACCAACGCGGTATGTATCATGATTTCTGGCAAGCATTTGCTGTATTGCTGCCAATTCGTAGTGTTGGCGTTATGGGTGATCAACGTACTTACGCTTACCCCATCGTCTTGCGAATTGTTACCAGTGAAGATGGCATGACTGCTGATTGGGCCAGAGTCCCTTACGATGTCCTGGAAGTGATTTCCACGCGGATTGTGAATGAAGTGAAAGGGGTGAATCGGGTGGTTTATGACATCACCTCTAAGCCACCTGGAACCATTGAATGGGAGTAA
- a CDS encoding response regulator, whose amino-acid sequence MEPPLPLAGLNILVVDDDDDSRFYITTVLEADGATVMAVPSAAVALKVLPELQPDVLICDIAMPGEDGYTLIRKIRALKPDIWEKLPAIALTAYGDSEYRSRALEAGFQTHVPKPVDPGELVAIVAELVASYES is encoded by the coding sequence ATGGAACCTCCTCTCCCCCTTGCTGGCTTAAACATCCTCGTCGTTGATGATGATGACGATAGCCGCTTTTACATTACTACCGTGTTAGAAGCTGATGGAGCCACCGTTATGGCAGTTCCATCGGCGGCGGTAGCATTGAAAGTACTACCTGAGTTGCAGCCAGATGTCTTAATTTGTGATATTGCTATGCCTGGTGAAGATGGTTACACCCTTATCCGCAAGATCCGGGCGCTGAAGCCTGATATTTGGGAAAAACTCCCTGCGATCGCTTTAACTGCTTATGGCGATAGCGAGTATCGTAGCCGTGCTTTGGAAGCGGGTTTTCAGACTCATGTACCTAAACCAGTCGATCCCGGAGAACTAGTTGCGATCGTCGCAGAATTGGTTGCTTCTTATGAGAGTTAA
- a CDS encoding class I SAM-dependent methyltransferase — protein MSQETFTDSSANYKFTEDNFAVPDEEFSLKYFEAQVTKSDMYWRRFGGRPDFSGKVVLEIGCGYGALCIDAAISGARRVIGLDLISSRIEFARNIVAERYSEIADRIEFHHLDIDNLTTLDGQVDFVISKDTFEHIMGIERVLLSIKRVLRQGGLLITGFSPLYYSPFGDHGYHAIGKRIRLPWAHLIIGDERVVAAYNKYHPGIECHSIYDLGLNKLKRRDFLKSFDQSGFVIVSETTNAFEGASKLMPLFRFLSKIPGLEDYTTVNMYVMARKTY, from the coding sequence ATGAGTCAAGAAACTTTTACAGATTCCTCTGCAAACTACAAATTTACTGAAGATAATTTTGCTGTACCAGATGAAGAATTTTCCCTAAAATACTTTGAGGCACAAGTCACAAAATCCGATATGTACTGGAGGCGCTTTGGCGGTCGTCCAGACTTCTCCGGTAAAGTTGTCCTTGAGATCGGCTGTGGATATGGTGCATTGTGCATTGATGCAGCCATTTCCGGAGCGCGGCGGGTAATCGGTCTTGACCTCATAAGTAGCCGGATCGAATTTGCGCGCAATATCGTCGCAGAACGCTACTCAGAGATTGCAGACAGAATAGAGTTTCATCACTTGGATATTGACAACCTGACGACGCTTGACGGCCAGGTTGATTTCGTAATTTCCAAAGATACTTTTGAACACATCATGGGCATAGAGCGAGTTCTTCTTTCAATAAAACGAGTTCTACGGCAAGGGGGCTTACTGATAACTGGTTTTAGCCCACTTTATTACAGTCCTTTTGGCGATCATGGATATCACGCAATCGGAAAGCGCATCAGGCTACCGTGGGCGCATCTCATTATTGGCGATGAGCGTGTTGTTGCAGCTTATAATAAGTACCATCCCGGAATCGAGTGCCATTCGATCTATGACCTTGGACTCAATAAACTCAAGCGCCGCGACTTCCTGAAATCCTTTGATCAAAGCGGATTTGTGATTGTTAGCGAGACTACAAATGCTTTTGAAGGGGCTTCCAAATTGATGCCGTTGTTTCGCTTTCTGAGTAAAATTCCTGGACTCGAAGACTATACAACAGTCAATATGTACGTTATGGCCCGTAAGACCTATTAA